A window of the Lolium perenne isolate Kyuss_39 chromosome 7, Kyuss_2.0, whole genome shotgun sequence genome harbors these coding sequences:
- the LOC127313293 gene encoding benzyl alcohol O-benzoyltransferase-like, whose product MLSYGARVWRARAAARALPSILHRNYSTKEQRTPWVNPCRPRQLSSHGSTDKLILPVDMLNQAKERVYTPRLAYAVRRRDPELVGPAAHTPRETKHLSDLDDQEGLRVHLSLALFYRGAGGQNGVDPAGLIRRALGEALVHYYPLAGRLREVEGQKPMVDCTGEGVLFVEADADVRLAELEAVGLMPPFPCWDQLLFDVEGSRGVFDCPLLHIQVTRLLCGSFVFALRFNHLICDGIGIAQFMNAIAELARGLPSTTFAPVWSRELLNARDPPMPSFTHREFGRLLQPPPPAGDTVMRSFTFGAPDLATIKKSLPPLLRDTATTFEVLAAFLWRARAAVLELPPGGNAPLMIVVNVRGAADMSLPAGYYGNACVPSTVLVDPEVLRGCSLGDAVALVRQAKAAVTPEYARSIIDEMVMVGRRFLWPANMFVLSDARRLGFDRVDFGWGEPVYAGPADTHFGVSFFITGKDRDGEDQVVVPVVLPWLAMDRFAKEVEKLLNPVKPPLS is encoded by the exons ATGCTCAGCTACGGGGCTAGAGTCTGGCGAGCTAGGGCAGCTGCCCGGGCTCTGCCTAGCATCCTCCACAGAAATTACAGCACGAAGGAGCAACGAACTCCATGGGTGAATCCATGCCGGCCTCGTCAACTCAGCTCACATGGCTCGACTGACAAGCTAATTCTGCCGGTGGATATGCTGAATCAGGCGAAGGAGCGGGTATACACGCCGAGACTAGCCTACGCAGTGCGCCGGCGTGATCCGGAGCTCGTCGGCCCGGCTGCCCATACGCCCCGGGAGACCAAGCATCTGTCGGACCTCGACGACCAGGAGGGCTTGCGCGTGCACTTGTCCTTGGCGCTCTTTTACCGTGGCGCTGGTGGACAGAACGGCGTCGACCCGGCCGGCCTCATACGACGTGCGCTCGGCGAGGCGCTGGTGCACTACTACCCGTTGGCCGGTCGGCTCAGGGAGGTTGAGGGTCAGAAGCCGATGGTCGACTGCACCGGCGAGGGGGTGCTCTTTGTGGAGGCCGACGCTGACGTGCGGCTGGCAGAGCTGGAGGCGGTCGGGCTCATGCCGCCGTTCCCTTGCTGGGACCAGCTGCTCTTCGACGTGGAGGGATCCCGCGGCGTGTTTGACTGTCCCTTGCTGCATATCCAA GTGACACGTCTGCTTTGCGGCAGCTTCGTATTCGCGCTCCGCTTCAACCACCTCATCTGCGACGGAATCGGCATCGCCCAGTTCATGAACGCCATCGCCGAGCTCGCCCGCGGCCTCCCGTCCACGACCTTCGCACCCGTCTGGTCCCGCGAGCTCCTCAATGCTCGCGACCCGCCTATGCCTTCATTTACGCACCGCGAGTTCGGCCGACTACTTCAGCCGCCTCCGCCGGCCGGCGATACGGTCATGCGTTCTTTCACCTTCGGCGCACCAGACCTCGCCACCATCAAGAAAAGCCTCCCTCCGCTCCTCCGCGACACCGCCACCACCTTCGAGGTCCTCGCGGCGTTCCTCTGGCGTGCTCGCGCCGCGGTGCTCGAGCTCCCCCCAGGCGGGAACGCTCCCCTAATGATCGTCGTTAACGTCAGGGGCGCTGCCGACATGAGCCTGCCCGCGGGGTACTATGGCAACGCGTGTGTGCCCTCCACGGTGCTGGTTGACCCAGAGGTGCTACGTGGCTGCTCGCTGGGCGATGCCGTGGCGCTGGTGCGGCAAGCGAAAGCCGCGGTGACCCCCGAATACGCTCGTTCCATTATCGACGAGATGGTGATGGTTGGCCGGCGGTTCTTGTGGCCGGCAAACATGTTCGTGCTCTCTGACGCCCGTCGTCTCGGGTTCGACCGTGTGGACTTCGGGTGGGGCGAGCCAGTTTACGCTGGCCCAGCCGACACTCACTTCGGTGTGAGTTTCTTCATCACCGGTAAGGATCGCGATGGGGAGGACCAAGTTGTCGTGCCGGTCGTGTTGCCGTGGCTGGCAATGGATCGGTTTGCCAAAGAGGTGGAGAAGCTGTTAAACCCTGTGAAGCCTCCGTTATCTTAG